Proteins encoded together in one Variovorax paradoxus window:
- the zapE gene encoding cell division protein ZapE: MTSVKEAYEAELAVRGFQSDPAQLRAVEALDRCAREWAGYKAQRSNALKKFINRPELPRGVYMYGGVGRGKSFLMDLFFNAVPLRRKTRLHFHEFMREVHRELRELQGTVNPLDELGLRISKRYKLICFDEFHVADITDAMILHRLLVSLFENGVGFVTTSNFRPDDLYPGGLHRDRILPAIALLNEKLEVLSVDNGTDYRRRTLEQLRMYLTPNDAAAEKEMRKAFDKLAETADENPVLHIEQREIRARRKAGGVVWFDFKTLCGGPRSQNDYLEIASQFHTVLLSDVPHMPVRMASEARRFTWLVDVLYDRRVKLIMSAEVAPEALYTEGPLAHEFPRTVSRLTEMQSSEFLSLERRIVDTRLT, translated from the coding sequence TTGACCAGCGTCAAAGAGGCCTATGAGGCGGAACTCGCGGTGCGCGGGTTCCAGAGCGATCCCGCGCAACTGCGTGCCGTGGAGGCGCTGGATCGCTGCGCGCGGGAGTGGGCCGGCTACAAGGCCCAGCGCTCCAACGCACTGAAGAAGTTCATCAACCGGCCGGAGCTCCCGCGCGGCGTCTACATGTATGGCGGCGTCGGGCGGGGCAAGAGCTTCCTGATGGACTTGTTCTTCAACGCCGTGCCGCTCAGGCGCAAGACGCGCCTGCACTTTCACGAGTTCATGCGCGAGGTGCACCGCGAGTTGCGCGAGTTGCAGGGCACGGTCAATCCGCTCGATGAGCTTGGGTTGCGCATTTCCAAGCGCTACAAGCTGATCTGCTTCGACGAGTTCCACGTGGCGGACATCACCGATGCGATGATTCTTCATCGGCTGCTGGTGTCGCTGTTCGAGAACGGCGTGGGCTTTGTCACCACCTCCAATTTCAGGCCCGACGACCTGTACCCGGGCGGGCTGCATCGCGACCGCATCCTGCCAGCGATTGCATTGCTGAACGAAAAGCTCGAAGTATTGAGCGTGGACAACGGCACCGACTACCGGCGCCGCACACTCGAGCAATTGCGCATGTACCTCACGCCCAACGATGCGGCGGCCGAGAAGGAAATGCGCAAGGCTTTCGACAAGCTGGCCGAAACGGCCGACGAAAACCCGGTCCTGCACATCGAGCAGCGCGAGATCCGCGCACGGCGCAAGGCGGGCGGTGTGGTCTGGTTCGACTTCAAGACGCTGTGCGGCGGGCCGCGCTCGCAGAACGACTACCTCGAAATTGCCAGCCAGTTCCACACGGTGCTGCTCTCCGACGTGCCGCACATGCCGGTGCGCATGGCTTCCGAAGCACGCCGTTTCACCTGGCTCGTCGACGTCTTGTACGACCGGCGTGTCAAGCTCATCATGTCGGCTGAGGTGGCGCCGGAGGCGTTGTATACCGAGGGGCCGCTGGCGCATGAATTTCCGCGCACGGTTTCCAGGCTCACCGAAATGCAATCGAGCGAATTCCTCTCGCTGGAGCGCCGGATCGTCGACACTCGACTGACATGA